One Setaria italica strain Yugu1 chromosome II, Setaria_italica_v2.0, whole genome shotgun sequence DNA segment encodes these proteins:
- the LOC101774256 gene encoding cysteine-rich and transmembrane domain-containing protein WIH2 — translation MSYYGQQPPVGVPPQQGYPGKDGYPPPGYPPAGYPPPAQGYPQQGYPQQGYPPPYAQQPPRQQQSSGPSFMEGCLAALCCCCLLDACF, via the exons atgagCTACTACGGCCAGCAGCCCCCCGTCGGCGTCCCGCCGCAGcaag GCTACCCGGGGAAGGACGGCTACCCGCCGCCGGGGTACCCGCCGGCCGGCTACCCCCCGCCGGCGCAGGGCTACCCGCAGCAGGGCTACCCGCAGCAGGGCTACCCGCCGCCGTACGCGCAGCAGCCTCCCCGGCAGCAGCAGAGCAGCGGGCCTTCCTTCATGGAGGGATG CTTGGCTgccctctgctgctgctgcctcctgGACGCCTGCTTCTGA
- the LOC101774937 gene encoding GDSL esterase/lipase At3g26430, whose amino-acid sequence MATSTATVATGAANTAALLLSLVLVLVLLAPRASGAAGAGRGDCHFPAIFNFGDSNSDTGGLSSLFGAAPPPNGRTFFGMPAGRYSDGRLVIDFIAESLGIPHLSAYLNSIGSNFTQGANFATAGSSIRRQNTSLFLSGFSPISLDVQSWEFEQFINRSQFVYSNKGGIYRALLPRAEYFSQALYTFDIGQNDITSSYFVNNTTEEVEAIIPDLMERLTFIIQTVYSRGGRYFWIHNTGPLGCLPYALLHRPDLAAPTDGAGCSVTYNKVAQLFNLRLKETVASLRKTHPDAAFTYVDVYTAKYKLISEAKKLGFDDPLLTCCGYGGGRYNFDLNIGCGGKKQVNGTWVVVGKSCADPSKRVSWDGVHFTEAANKFVFDQIVAGALSDPPVPLKRACQSKGR is encoded by the exons atggccacctccacggccacgGTCGCCACCGGGGCAGCTAacacggcggcgctgctgctctcgctggtgctggtgctggtgctgctggcGCCGCGGGCCTCCGGGGCCGCGGGCGCGGGCCGCGGGGACTGCCACTTCCCGGCCATCTTCAACTTCGGCGACTCCAACTCGGACACGGGCGGGCTGTCGTCGCTCttcggcgccgcgccgccgcccaacgGCAGGACCTTCTTCGGCATGCCCGCCGGCCGCTACTCCGACGGCCGCCTCGTCATCGACTTCATCG CTGAAAGCCTGGGAATACCTCACCTCAGTGCGTACCTCAACTCGATCGGAAGCAACTTCACACAGGGAGCCAATTTTGCGACAGCTGGTTCATCAATCAGACGGCAGAATACATCGCTGTTCCTCTCTGGTTTCAGCCCCATTTCCTTGGACGTGCAGTCCTGGGAATTTGAGCAATTCATCAACAGAAGCCAATTCGTCTACAGCAACAAAG GTGGTATCTACAGGGCGCTCCTACCAAGGGCAGAATACTTCTCCCAGGCGCTTTACACCTTCGACATCGGGCAAAATGACATCACCTCAAGCTACTTTGTTAACAACACAACTGAAGAAGTCGAAGCCATCATTCCTGATCTGATGGAGAGGCTCACATTCATAATCCAG ACTGTCTACTCGCGCGGAGGAAGGTACTTCTGGATCCACAACACGGGGCCGCTCGGCTGCCTGCCCTACGCGCTGCTCCACCGCCCCGACCTCGCCGCTCCCACGGATGGCGCCGGCTGCTCCGTCACCTACAACAAGGTGGCGCAGCTCTTCAACCTCAGGCTCAAGGAGACCGTGGCAAGCCTCCGGAAGACGCACCCTGACGCCGCGTTCACCTACGTTGACGTCTACACCGCCAAGTACAAGCTGATTAGCGAAGCCAAGAAGCTCG GCTTTGACGATCCTCTGCTGACCTGCTGCGGGTATGGCGGCGGCCGGTACAACTTCGACCTGAACATCGGCTGCGGCGGGAAGAAGCAGGTGAACGGGACGTGGGTGGTGGTGGGAAAGTCGTGCGCGGACCCCTCCAAGAGGGTGAGCTGGGACGGCGTGCACTTCACCGAGGCCGCCAACAAGTTTGTGTTCGACCAGATCGTCGCCGGCGCGCTCTCGGACCCGCCGGTGCCTCTGAAGCGAGCGTGCCAGAGCAAAGGGCGATGA
- the LOC101775342 gene encoding threonine--tRNA ligase, chloroplastic/mitochondrial 2 yields MAAPSAPFLRSHPHRRALFPSLPRHRPAAAATSLLGFPPRKPGSPRRLPYTVVRSSSTASPSPPVEEAAAAPTNDAEEQERVVLPTNESSERLLRIRHTCAHVMAMAVQKLFPNSKVTIGPWIDNGFYYDFDMEPLTDKDLKKIKKEMDRIIRKNLPLVREEVSREEAQKRIEALNEPYKLEILESIKEEPITIYHIGEEWWDLCAGPHVESTGKIDRKAVELESVAGAYWRGNEKNQMLQRIYGTAWENEDQLKTYIHFKEEAKRRDHRRLGQDLDLFSIQEDAGGGLVFWHPKGAIIRHILEDSWKHIHLQHGYDLLYTPHVAKADLWKISGHIDFYKENMYNQMDVEDEMYQLRPMNCPYHILVYKRKLHSYRDFPIRVAELGTVYRYELSGSLHGLFRVRGFTQDDAHIFCLEDQIQDEIRGVLDLTEQILGQFGFKYYEINLSTRPEKSVGSDDIWEKATIALKNALDDKGWEYKVDEGGGAFYGPKIDLKIEDALGRKWQCSTVQVDFNLPERFDITYVDSNSEKKRPIMIHRAVLGSLERFFGVLIEHYAGDFPLWLAPTQARILPVTDNELQYCNEVASELKSRGFRVEVCHGERLPKLIRNAETQKVPLMAVVGPKEVQARTLTIRSRHNGEIGTMPVDEFITRLQLAVANKSSL; encoded by the exons ATGGCGGCACCCTCCGCCCCCTTTCTCCGCTCCCACCCCCACCGCCGCGCGCTCTTCCCCTCGTTGCCGCGCCACCGTCCAGCAGCCGCGGCCACCTCCCTGCTTGGGTTCCCTCCCCGCAAACCCGGCTCCCCCCGCAGGCTCCCGTACACCGTGGTGcggtcctcctccaccgcctcaCCCTCGCCACCGGTAGAagaggcggccgcggccccgACTAACGATgcggaggagcaggagagggTGGTGCTCCCCACCAACGAATCCTCCGAGCGCCTGCTGCGCATCCGGCACACC TGCGCCCATGTGATGGCCATGGCTGTCCAGAAGCTGTTCCCCAACTCCAAGGTGACCATAGGTCCCTGGATAGACAATGGGTTCTACTATGACTTCGACATGGAACCATTGACTGACAAGGACCTTAAGAAGATCAAGAAGGAGATG GATCGGATCATCCGAAAAAATCTCCCGTTGGTGAGGGAGGAGGTGTCCCGGGAAGAAGCTCAGAAGAGGATCGAAGCACTCAACGAGCCCTATAAGTTGGAGATTTTGGAGAGCATTAAGGAAGAACCTATTACAATATACCACATTG GAGAAGAGTGGTGGGATCTCTGTGCCGGTCCTCATGTGGAGTCCACTGGAAAAATAGACAGAAAGGCTGTTGAGCTTGAATCTGTTGCTGGTGCTTACTGGAGAGGTAATGAGAAAAACCAAATGCTACAAAGAATATATGGGACTGCATGGGAGAATGAAGATCAATTGAAGACTTACATCCACTTTAAGGAGGAGGCCAAGCGCCGAGATCATCGGCGACTGggtcaggaccttgatctgttCTCTATACAG GAAGATGCTGGCGGTGGTTTAGTATTTTGGCATCCAAAAGGTGCTATCATCAGACATATTTTAGAAGACTCATGGAAACATATTCATTTGCAACATGGTTATGATCTACTATACACTCCTCATGTTGCAAAGGCCGATCTTTGGAAAATCAGTGGGCATATAGATTTCTATAAAGAGAATATGTACAATCAAATGGATGTTGAAGATGAGATGTATCAACTGCGGCCCATGAATTGCCCTTACCACATTTTGGTATACAAGAGAAAACTGCATTCATACAGGGATTTTCCTATCAGAGTGGCAGAGCTTGGAACTGTTTACAGATATGAACTATCTGGTAGTCTGCACGGGCTATTCCGTGTAAGAGGGTTTACGCAG GATGATGCCCATATATTTTGTCTGGAGGATCAGATACAAGATGAAATCAGAGGTGTTCTTGATCTAACTGAGCAAATATTAGGACAGTTTGGCTTTAAGTATTATGAGATAAATCTTTCAACCAGGCCAGAAAAATCTGTTGGCAGTGATGACATATGGGAAAAGGCAACGATTGCTCTGAAGAACGCGTTGGATGATAAAGGTTGGGAATACAAAGTTGATGAAGGTGGAGGTGCTTTTTATGGTCCAAAAATTGATCTAAAAATTGAGGATGCTCTTGGAAGGAAATGGCAATGCTCCACTGTGCAG GTTGATTTCAATTTGCCTGAACGGTTTGACATTACTTATGTCGATTCAAATAGTGAGAAAAAGCGACCTATCATGATTCATAGAGCTGTCCTTGGGTCTTTGGAGCGCTTCTTTGGTGTCCTGATTGAACACTACGCTGGTGATTTTCCACTTTGGCTTGCACCAACCCAAGCACGTATTCTACCTGTGACAGACAATGAG TTGCAATACTGTAATGAGGTGGCCTCAGAACTCAAATCAAGAGGGTTCCGTGTTGAAGTTTGCCATGGAGAGCGCCTACCAAAGCTAATAAGGAATGCTGAAACACAAAAGGTGCCACTCATGGCAGTTGTTGGTCCTAAAGAAGTTCAGGCGAGGACCCTAACTATCAGGTCCAGGCACAATGGGGAGATCGGTACGATGCCTGTTGATGAATTCATCACCAGACTTCAACTTGCTGTTGCAAACAAATCTTCGTTGTAA
- the LOC101775750 gene encoding peroxidase 70 → MSASRSSQRFRHSKLSLFVALATVVAAARAQLSPTFYASSCPAALVTIKTAVRAAVLLDRRTAGSLLRLHFHDCFVQGCDASVLLDDTGNFTGEKGAGPNAGSLRGFGVIDTIKALLEALCPRTVSCADILAVAARDSVVALGGPSWTVPLGRRDSTTASLSTANTDLPSPASSLSTLLAAFARKGLSSTDMVALSGAHTMGQAQCQNYRGRIYNDTDINAAFAASLRAGCPAAGGGGASAPLDATSPNAFDNAYYGNLVAQRGLLHSDQELFNGGSTDALVRSYAASPAQFSSDFAAGMVRMSGIGVLTGSSGQIRRNCRRVN, encoded by the exons ATGTCTGCTTCGCGCAGCAGCCAACGCTTTCGCCACTCCAAGCTCTCACTGTTCGTGGCGCTGGCCACGGTGGTCGCCGCCGCACGGGCTCAGCTGTCGCCGACGTTCTACGCCTCGTCGTGCCCCGCCGCGCTCGTCACCATCAAGACCGCCGTGAGGGCGGCCGTGCTGCTGGACCGGCGCACGGCCGGCTCCCTGCTCCGGCTccacttccacgactgcttcgtgcAG GGCTGCGACGCGTCCGTTCTGCTCGACGACACGGGCAACTTCACCGGGGAGAAGGGCGCGGGCCCGAACGCGGGGTCGCTGAGGGGGTTCGGCGTCATCGACACCATCAAGGCCCTGCTGGAGGCGCTGTGCCCGCGCACCGTGTCgtgcgccgacatcctcgccgtcgccgctcgtGACTCTGTCGTCGCG CTTGGAGGGCCATCGTGGACGGTGCCGCTCGGCAGGAGGGACTCCACCACGGCGAGCCTCTCCACCGCGAACACCGACCTCCCCTCTCCGGCGTCCAGCCTCAGCACCCTGCTCGCCGCGTTCGCCAGGAAAGGCCTGAGCAGCACCGACATGGTCGCTCTGTCTG GAGCCCACACGATGGGGCAGGCGCAGTGCCAGAACTACCGGGGCAGGATCTACAACGACACCGACATCAACGCCGCCTTCGCGGCGTCGCTGAGGGCCGGctgcccggcggccggcggcggcggcgcgagcgcgcCGCTCGACGCGACCTCGCCGAACGCGTTCGACAACGCGTACTATGGTAACCTGGTCGCGCAGCGCGGGCTGCTGCACTCCGACCAGGAGCTGTTCAATGGCGGCTCCACGGACGCCCTGGTCAGGAGCTACGCGGCAAGCCCGGCACAGTTCAGTAGCGACTTCGCGGCGGGCATGGTGAGGATGAGCGGCATTGGTGTCCTGACTGGGAGCAGCGGGCAGATCCGGCGCAACTGTCGGAGGGTGAACTAG